A genome region from Streptomyces sp. S4.7 includes the following:
- a CDS encoding aldehyde dehydrogenase family protein produces MAFEYAPAPESRSVVDIAPSYGLFIDGEFTDAADGKVFKTVSPATEEVLSEVARAGAEDVDRAVKAARKAFTKWSALPGAERAKYLFRIARIIQERSRELAVLETLDNGKPIRETRDADLPLVAAHFFYYAGWADKLDHAGYGANPRPLGVAGQVIPWNFPLLMLAWKIAPALATGNTVVLKPAETTPLSALFFADICRQAGLPRGVVNILPGYGDTGAALVEHEDVDKIAFTGSTAVGKAIARQIAGTDKKVTLELGGKGANIVFDDAPVDQAVEGIVTGIFFNQGQVCCAGSRLLVQESVQDELLDSLKRRLSTLRIGDPLDKNTDLGAINSAEQLARIRTLADTGEAEGADRWSPECELPSSGYWFAPTLFTNVAQAHTVARDEIFGPVLSVLTFRTPDEAVAKANNTQYGLSAGIWTEKGSRILAVANKLRAGVVWANTFNKFDPTSPFGGYKESGHGREGGRHGLEAYLDV; encoded by the coding sequence ATGGCTTTCGAATACGCACCGGCCCCCGAGTCGCGCTCGGTCGTCGACATCGCACCGAGCTACGGCCTGTTCATCGACGGCGAGTTCACCGACGCCGCCGACGGCAAGGTCTTCAAGACGGTCTCCCCCGCCACGGAGGAAGTCCTGTCCGAGGTGGCCCGCGCGGGCGCGGAGGACGTCGACCGGGCCGTGAAGGCGGCCCGCAAGGCGTTCACGAAGTGGTCGGCGCTGCCGGGCGCCGAGCGTGCCAAGTACCTCTTCCGGATCGCCCGGATCATCCAGGAGCGCTCGCGCGAACTGGCCGTCCTGGAGACCCTCGACAACGGCAAGCCGATCCGCGAGACCCGCGACGCGGACCTCCCGCTGGTCGCCGCGCACTTCTTCTACTACGCGGGCTGGGCCGACAAGCTCGACCATGCCGGCTACGGGGCGAATCCGCGTCCGCTGGGCGTCGCCGGCCAGGTCATCCCGTGGAACTTCCCGCTGCTGATGCTCGCGTGGAAGATCGCCCCCGCGCTCGCCACGGGCAACACGGTGGTCCTGAAGCCCGCCGAGACGACCCCGCTGAGCGCTCTGTTCTTCGCGGACATCTGCCGCCAGGCGGGTCTGCCGCGCGGCGTCGTCAACATCCTTCCCGGGTACGGCGACACGGGCGCCGCCCTCGTCGAGCACGAGGACGTCGACAAGATCGCCTTCACGGGTTCGACCGCCGTCGGCAAGGCCATCGCCCGGCAGATCGCGGGCACGGACAAGAAGGTCACACTCGAACTCGGCGGCAAGGGCGCCAACATCGTCTTCGACGACGCCCCGGTCGACCAGGCCGTCGAGGGCATCGTCACCGGCATCTTCTTCAACCAGGGCCAGGTCTGCTGCGCCGGATCGCGGCTGCTGGTCCAGGAGTCGGTCCAGGACGAGCTGCTGGACTCGCTCAAGCGCCGGCTCTCGACGCTGCGCATCGGCGACCCGCTGGACAAGAACACGGATCTCGGCGCGATCAACTCCGCCGAGCAGCTGGCCCGGATCAGGACGCTGGCCGACACGGGCGAGGCCGAGGGCGCCGATCGCTGGTCACCGGAGTGCGAACTCCCCTCGTCCGGCTACTGGTTCGCGCCGACCCTCTTCACCAACGTCGCACAGGCGCACACCGTCGCGCGCGACGAGATCTTCGGCCCGGTGCTCTCCGTACTGACCTTCCGCACGCCGGACGAGGCCGTCGCCAAGGCCAACAACACGCAGTACGGCCTCTCCGCCGGCATCTGGACGGAGAAGGGCTCCCGGATCCTCGCCGTCGCGAACAAGCTCCGCGCGGGCGTGGTGTGGGCCAACACGTTCAACAAGTTCGACCCGACCTCGCCCTTCGGCGGCTACAAGGAGTCGGGTCACGGCCGCGAGGGCGGTCGCCACGGCCTGGAGGCGTATCTCGATGTCTGA
- the deoC gene encoding deoxyribose-phosphate aldolase, with translation MPTTAPSPTGSAVGGAPLADVTASDSSLRRFLHGLPGVDAVGLEARAASLGTRSIKTTAKAYAIDLAISMIDLTTLEGADTPGKVRSLAAKALRPDPTDRTVPTTAALCVYPDMVETAVASLAGSDVKVASVATAFPAGRAALAVKLADVRDAVAAGADEIDMVIDRGAFLAGHYLKVYEEIVAVKAECGAARLKVIFETGELSTYDNIRRASWLGMVAGADFIKTSTGKVAVNATPANTLLLLEAVRDFRAQTGVQVGVKPAGGIRTSKDAIKFLVLVNETVGEDWLDNHWFRFGASSLLNDLLMQRQKLATGRYSGPDYVTVD, from the coding sequence ATGCCCACGACTGCACCCTCGCCCACAGGCTCCGCCGTGGGCGGTGCCCCCCTCGCTGACGTGACCGCGTCCGACAGTTCGCTGCGCCGGTTCCTCCACGGGCTGCCCGGCGTCGACGCCGTCGGCCTGGAGGCACGCGCCGCATCCCTCGGTACGCGCTCGATCAAGACGACGGCCAAGGCGTACGCCATCGACCTGGCCATCTCGATGATCGACCTGACGACCCTCGAAGGCGCCGACACCCCCGGCAAGGTCCGGTCGCTCGCCGCCAAGGCGCTGCGCCCCGACCCGACGGACCGCACCGTCCCGACGACCGCCGCGCTCTGCGTCTATCCGGACATGGTGGAGACCGCCGTCGCCTCACTCGCCGGGAGCGATGTGAAGGTCGCCTCGGTCGCGACCGCCTTCCCGGCCGGCCGCGCCGCCCTGGCCGTGAAGCTCGCCGACGTACGGGACGCCGTCGCCGCCGGTGCCGACGAGATCGACATGGTGATCGACCGCGGCGCGTTCCTCGCGGGCCACTACCTGAAGGTCTACGAGGAGATCGTGGCCGTGAAGGCCGAGTGCGGCGCCGCCCGCCTCAAGGTCATCTTCGAGACCGGCGAACTGTCCACGTACGACAACATCCGCCGCGCCTCCTGGCTCGGCATGGTCGCCGGCGCGGACTTCATCAAGACGTCGACCGGCAAGGTCGCCGTCAACGCCACCCCGGCCAACACGCTGCTGCTGCTGGAGGCCGTACGCGACTTCCGGGCCCAGACCGGCGTCCAGGTCGGCGTGAAGCCCGCCGGCGGAATCCGTACCAGCAAGGACGCGATCAAGTTCCTCGTGCTGGTCAACGAGACCGTGGGCGAGGACTGGCTGGACAACCACTGGTTCCGCTTCGGCGCCTCCAGCCTCCTCAACGACCTGCTGATGCAGCGCCAGAAGCTGGCCACCGGCCGCTACTCCGGCCCCGACTACGTCACGGTGGACTGA
- a CDS encoding purine-nucleoside phosphorylase has product MNASVIPATADGSADPHAAASAAAVRLRELTGAETHDVALVMGSGWAPAVDALGAPEAEFPVTELPGFPPPVVAGHGGTIRSYAIAEKRALVFLGRTHYYEGRGVAAVAHGVRTAVAAGCKTVVLTNGCGGLREGMRPGQPVLISDHINLTAASPIVGANFVDLTDLYSPRLRALCKEVDPALEEGVYVQFPGPHYETPAEINMVRVLGGDLVGMSTVLEAIAAREAGAEVLGISLVTNLAAGLSGEPLNHEEVLQAGRDSATQMGALLAQVLERI; this is encoded by the coding sequence GTGAACGCATCTGTTATCCCGGCCACGGCCGACGGATCCGCCGACCCTCACGCCGCCGCCTCCGCCGCCGCGGTGCGCCTGCGCGAACTCACCGGCGCCGAGACCCATGACGTCGCCCTGGTGATGGGCTCCGGCTGGGCACCCGCCGTCGACGCGCTGGGAGCACCCGAGGCCGAGTTCCCGGTGACCGAACTGCCGGGCTTCCCCCCGCCGGTCGTCGCCGGGCACGGCGGGACGATCCGCTCCTACGCGATCGCCGAGAAGCGCGCGCTGGTCTTCCTGGGCCGTACGCACTACTACGAGGGCCGCGGCGTCGCGGCCGTCGCCCACGGTGTCCGTACGGCGGTCGCCGCCGGCTGCAAGACCGTCGTCCTGACGAACGGCTGCGGCGGGCTGCGCGAGGGCATGCGCCCGGGGCAGCCGGTGCTGATCAGCGACCACATCAATCTGACGGCGGCCTCACCGATCGTCGGCGCGAACTTCGTGGACCTCACGGACCTCTACTCGCCCCGGCTGCGCGCGCTGTGCAAGGAGGTGGACCCCGCTCTGGAGGAGGGCGTGTACGTCCAGTTCCCCGGCCCGCACTACGAGACGCCCGCCGAGATCAACATGGTCCGGGTGCTGGGTGGCGACCTCGTCGGCATGTCCACCGTGCTGGAGGCCATCGCGGCGCGCGAGGCGGGCGCCGAGGTGCTCGGCATCTCGCTGGTGACGAACCTGGCGGCCGGCCTGTCGGGCGAACCGCTCAACCACGAAGAGGTCCTCCAGGCGGGCCGGGACTCGGCCACGCAGATGGGTGCCCTGCTGGCACAGGTGCTCGAACGCATCTGA
- a CDS encoding NAD(P)H-quinone dehydrogenase, giving the protein MTRIVIIGGGPGGYEAALVAAQLGAEVSVVDCDGLGGASVLTDCVPSKTLIATAEVMTTFDSSYEELGIIVADDTPPLEQAARVVGVDLGKVNRRVKRLALAQSHDITASVTRAGARVLRGRGRLDGRQATDGSRRVIVTSADGSEESLTADAVLIATGAHPREIPDALPDGERILNWTQVYDLTELPEELIVVGSGVTGAEFAGAYQALGSHVTLVSSRDRVLPGEDPDAAAVLEDVFRRRGMNVMSRCRASSAKRVGDRVEVTLADGRVISGTHCLMAVGAIPNAEGMGLEEAGVRVKDSGHIWTDRVSRTSAPGVYAAGDVTGIFALASVAAMQGRIAMYHFLGDAVAPLNLKTVSSNVFTDPEIATVGYSQSDVDSGKIDARVVKLPLLRNPRAKMQGIRDGFVKILCRPGTGIVVGGVVVAPRASELIHPISIAVDNNMTVEQIANAFTVYPSLSGSIAEVARQLHSRKSDDEG; this is encoded by the coding sequence GTGACCCGGATCGTGATCATCGGCGGCGGACCCGGCGGATACGAGGCGGCCCTGGTGGCCGCACAGCTCGGCGCCGAGGTGAGCGTCGTGGACTGTGACGGCCTCGGCGGGGCCTCGGTGCTCACCGACTGCGTACCGTCCAAGACCCTCATCGCGACGGCCGAGGTGATGACCACCTTCGACTCCTCCTACGAGGAGCTGGGCATCATCGTCGCCGACGACACCCCGCCGCTCGAACAGGCCGCCCGTGTGGTCGGCGTGGACCTCGGCAAGGTCAACCGGCGGGTGAAGCGCCTCGCGCTCGCCCAGTCCCACGACATCACCGCCTCCGTCACCCGGGCCGGCGCCCGCGTGCTGCGCGGCCGGGGCCGGCTCGACGGCCGGCAGGCCACCGACGGCTCCCGCCGGGTGATCGTGACCTCGGCCGACGGCTCGGAGGAGTCGCTGACCGCCGACGCCGTGCTGATCGCGACGGGCGCGCACCCGCGCGAGATCCCCGACGCGCTCCCCGACGGCGAGCGCATCCTCAACTGGACGCAGGTGTACGACCTCACGGAGCTGCCCGAGGAACTGATCGTGGTCGGCTCCGGCGTCACCGGCGCCGAGTTCGCCGGGGCCTACCAGGCGCTCGGCTCCCACGTCACGCTCGTCTCCTCGCGCGACCGGGTGCTGCCCGGCGAGGACCCGGACGCCGCCGCCGTACTGGAGGACGTCTTCCGGCGCCGCGGCATGAACGTGATGTCGCGCTGCCGCGCCTCGTCCGCCAAGCGCGTCGGCGACCGCGTCGAGGTGACGCTCGCCGACGGCCGGGTCATCTCCGGCACGCACTGTCTGATGGCCGTCGGCGCGATCCCCAACGCCGAGGGCATGGGCCTGGAGGAGGCGGGGGTCCGCGTCAAGGACTCGGGCCACATCTGGACCGACCGGGTGTCGCGTACGTCCGCGCCCGGCGTCTACGCGGCGGGCGACGTGACCGGCATCTTCGCGCTCGCCTCGGTCGCCGCGATGCAGGGCCGCATCGCGATGTACCACTTCCTCGGCGACGCGGTGGCCCCGCTCAACCTCAAGACCGTCTCGTCCAACGTCTTCACCGACCCGGAGATCGCGACCGTCGGCTACAGCCAGTCGGACGTCGACAGCGGGAAGATCGACGCGCGGGTCGTCAAGCTGCCGCTGCTGCGCAACCCGCGGGCCAAGATGCAGGGCATCAGGGACGGTTTCGTCAAGATCCTCTGCCGGCCGGGCACCGGGATCGTCGTCGGCGGCGTCGTCGTCGCGCCGCGCGCCAGCGAGCTGATTCATCCCATCTCGATCGCGGTCGACAACAATATGACCGTCGAACAGATCGCAAACGCATTCACTGTGTACCCCTCTCTGTCGGGCTCGATCGCCGAGGTGGCGCGGCAGTTGCACAGCCGTAAGAGCGACGACGAGGGTTGA
- a CDS encoding phospho-sugar mutase, producing the protein MQQDLIARAEAWLAEDPDADTRRELRELVGSGDLDSLAERFSGTLQFGTAGLRGELGAGPMRMNRSVVIRAAAGLAAYLKATGQGGGLVVIGYDARHKSADFARDTAAVMTGAGLRAAVLPRPLPTPLLAFAVRHLGAVAGVEVTASHNPPRDNGYKVYLGDGSQIVPPMDGEIAAGIDAVGPLDSVPRPDDGWEILGDEVLAAYLERTDAVLSAGSPRTARVVHTALHGVGTQTLNAAFARAGFPAPVPVAEQAEPDPDFPTVAFPNPEEPGAMDLAFATARRAAPDIVIANDPDADRCAVAVPDADAESGWRMLRGDEVGALLAAHLVNKGATGVFAESIVSSSLLGRIAEAAGVGYEETLTGFKWIARVEGLRYGYEEALGYCVDPDGVRDKDGITAALLVAELASELKEQGRGLADLLDDLALAHGLHATDQLSARVKDLSLIARAMDRLRDDPPTVLAGLTVTSSEDLSAGASGLPPTDGLRYHLDGAYRARVIVRPSGTEPKLKCYLEAVIPVRTAADLPSARTVGTELLTSLKRDLAEAAGI; encoded by the coding sequence GTGCAGCAGGACCTCATCGCGCGGGCCGAGGCGTGGCTCGCCGAGGACCCGGACGCCGACACCCGGCGCGAGTTGCGGGAGCTGGTCGGCTCCGGTGACCTGGACTCGCTCGCCGAACGGTTCAGCGGCACGCTCCAGTTCGGCACGGCCGGACTCCGCGGCGAGCTGGGCGCCGGGCCGATGCGGATGAACCGGTCGGTGGTCATCCGCGCCGCCGCCGGTCTCGCGGCGTACCTCAAGGCCACCGGTCAGGGCGGCGGTCTCGTCGTCATCGGCTACGACGCCCGCCACAAATCAGCCGACTTCGCGCGTGACACCGCCGCGGTGATGACCGGGGCCGGGCTGCGCGCCGCCGTACTGCCGCGTCCGCTGCCCACGCCCCTGCTCGCGTTCGCCGTACGGCACCTCGGGGCCGTGGCCGGGGTGGAGGTCACCGCGAGCCACAACCCGCCGCGGGACAACGGCTACAAGGTCTACCTCGGCGACGGCTCCCAGATCGTGCCGCCCATGGACGGCGAGATCGCGGCCGGGATCGACGCCGTCGGGCCCCTGGACTCGGTGCCCCGCCCCGACGACGGCTGGGAGATCCTCGGCGACGAGGTGCTCGCCGCGTATCTGGAGCGCACGGACGCCGTGCTGAGCGCCGGATCCCCCCGTACGGCGCGCGTGGTACACACGGCGCTGCACGGGGTCGGTACGCAGACGCTGAACGCCGCTTTCGCGCGGGCCGGCTTCCCCGCGCCCGTACCGGTGGCCGAACAGGCCGAGCCCGACCCGGACTTCCCCACCGTCGCCTTCCCGAACCCGGAGGAGCCGGGCGCGATGGACCTGGCCTTCGCCACGGCCCGCCGCGCCGCCCCCGACATCGTCATCGCCAACGACCCGGACGCCGACCGCTGCGCGGTGGCCGTCCCGGACGCGGACGCCGAGAGCGGCTGGCGGATGCTGCGCGGCGACGAGGTGGGCGCGCTGCTGGCCGCACACCTGGTGAACAAGGGCGCGACGGGTGTGTTCGCGGAGTCGATCGTGTCGTCGTCGCTGCTCGGGCGGATCGCGGAGGCGGCGGGGGTCGGTTACGAGGAGACGCTCACCGGCTTCAAGTGGATCGCCCGCGTCGAGGGCCTGCGCTACGGCTACGAGGAAGCGCTCGGCTACTGCGTCGATCCCGACGGCGTACGCGACAAGGACGGCATCACGGCGGCGCTGCTCGTCGCGGAGCTGGCGTCGGAGCTGAAGGAGCAGGGCCGGGGCCTCGCGGACCTCCTGGACGACCTGGCGCTCGCGCACGGCCTCCACGCGACGGACCAGCTGTCGGCGCGTGTGAAGGACCTGTCACTGATCGCGCGGGCGATGGACCGTCTGCGTGACGACCCGCCGACGGTCCTCGCGGGTCTGACGGTCACGTCGTCGGAGGACCTCTCGGCGGGCGCGTCGGGCCTGCCGCCGACGGACGGCCTGCGCTACCACCTGGACGGGGCGTACCGGGCCCGGGTGATCGTCCGCCCGAGCGGTACGGAACCGAAGCTCAAGTGCTACCTGGAGGCCGTGATCCCGGTCCGCACCGCGGCGGACCTGCCGTCGGCGCGCACCGTCGGCACGGAGCTGCTGACGTCCCTCAAGCGTGATCTGGCGGAGGCGGCGGGCATCTGA
- a CDS encoding SpoIIE family protein phosphatase has product MGDDVSETEALRCALHHAVGGLGGPGGMVHLRSLWQDKGLHLMLTDGLPPAGTKRWQDLSGKDSTVPARAARSGEYAWSPAPAFADRPSGRGRAAAGPPASEYPAPPEDAAPGVLASCGLASVPLLAPTGPLGLMGVLSVLTPTGEEPTAEQRAFLEEVARGAAGHLARSLAAPRGSNPELWPEPPDGSRLQQALKAVRVGAWDWNIRTGELDWDEAAMTVLGIDPTTFDHRIETWLGLVHPEDLPWVMLDTDEAIRTRSVYGVEYRVCRPDGTFGWAQARARVILGEDGEPHHMVGTVWDTTQTHVAREHVDHALRHMSDGFLAVDTDWRITFTNIEAQRALGSSHELLGRVLWDIPFAREPGLEDLCRQAVANHRPVGLDVLSPANQRWYHLRLVPVPGGLTVYLTDVTEKRAREAERLATDRAATERAARIAELTTALAEALTTDDVVKAVAQHVMQPFRATGLVVVAFEGDLTRLVGSVGYPAADLETILSFPLTTATPVSDVLGTRAPLFISSLAEMKMRYPALADVPANGRQAWAFLPLIASGRSTGCCVISFDIARLLGDEERTLLVALSGLLAQALERARLYDSEHLRAKELQRGLLPRHLPSPPAATAAARYLPSDRRLDVGGDWYDLIPLSAERVALVIGDVMGHGLSEAATMGRLRTAVRTLADLELPPDEILSQLNGIVSDLGDDFYATCLYAVYDPTTHTCVFASAGHLPPVVVHPDHTARVPEISANPPLGAAVPPFDTVELAVPDGGLLALFTDGLVEAAGRDIEAGTRELTRVLTAALRADGDLSLDQLCDTVVSALLPAGEQTADDAVLFIARLRRLAAEDIASWPLPQDPVAAGQAREHIRTQLDAWDLDDLAMTTELLASELVSNVIRHARGPVRLRLLRGRTLVCEVSDGSLTTPHVRRASATDESGRGLQLVSALAQRWGARYTASGKSIWTEQPLPVPPATAPTP; this is encoded by the coding sequence GTGGGTGACGACGTCTCCGAAACGGAGGCGCTGCGCTGCGCGCTGCACCACGCGGTCGGCGGCCTCGGCGGACCGGGCGGGATGGTGCACCTGCGGAGCCTGTGGCAGGACAAGGGGCTTCATCTGATGCTCACCGACGGCCTGCCGCCGGCCGGTACGAAGCGCTGGCAGGACCTGTCCGGGAAGGACTCGACGGTCCCGGCCCGCGCCGCCCGGAGCGGCGAGTACGCGTGGAGCCCGGCGCCCGCTTTCGCCGACCGGCCCTCCGGTCGCGGCCGGGCGGCGGCGGGGCCGCCCGCTTCGGAGTACCCCGCGCCCCCCGAGGACGCGGCTCCGGGCGTGCTCGCCTCCTGCGGCCTGGCCTCCGTACCACTGCTCGCGCCGACCGGACCGCTCGGTCTGATGGGCGTGCTCTCCGTACTGACGCCCACGGGCGAGGAGCCGACCGCCGAACAGCGTGCCTTCCTTGAGGAGGTGGCCCGCGGGGCGGCCGGGCATCTGGCCCGCTCTCTCGCGGCCCCGCGCGGCTCGAACCCCGAGCTGTGGCCGGAGCCGCCGGACGGCTCCCGTCTCCAGCAGGCCCTCAAGGCCGTCCGGGTGGGCGCCTGGGACTGGAACATCCGGACGGGTGAGCTGGACTGGGACGAGGCGGCGATGACGGTGCTCGGCATCGATCCGACCACGTTCGACCACCGGATCGAGACATGGCTCGGTCTGGTCCATCCCGAGGATCTGCCCTGGGTGATGCTCGACACCGACGAGGCGATCCGCACCCGGAGCGTGTACGGCGTCGAGTACCGCGTGTGCCGCCCCGACGGGACGTTCGGCTGGGCCCAGGCACGCGCCCGGGTCATCCTCGGCGAGGACGGGGAACCCCACCACATGGTCGGCACCGTGTGGGACACGACGCAGACCCATGTCGCCCGGGAACACGTGGACCACGCGCTGCGGCACATGAGCGACGGATTCCTCGCGGTCGACACCGACTGGCGGATCACTTTCACCAATATCGAGGCCCAGCGCGCACTCGGCTCCTCGCACGAACTCCTCGGCCGTGTCCTGTGGGACATCCCCTTCGCCCGCGAGCCCGGTCTGGAGGACCTCTGCCGGCAGGCCGTCGCGAATCACCGGCCGGTCGGTCTCGACGTACTGTCACCGGCCAACCAGCGCTGGTACCACCTGCGTCTGGTCCCCGTGCCGGGAGGTCTGACCGTCTACCTCACCGACGTCACGGAGAAGCGGGCGCGCGAGGCGGAGCGCCTGGCCACGGACCGGGCCGCCACCGAACGGGCCGCCCGCATCGCCGAGTTGACCACGGCGCTCGCGGAGGCGCTCACCACCGACGACGTGGTGAAGGCCGTCGCCCAGCACGTCATGCAGCCGTTCCGCGCCACCGGTCTGGTCGTGGTGGCCTTCGAGGGCGATCTCACGCGGCTGGTCGGCTCCGTCGGATACCCGGCCGCGGACCTCGAAACGATCCTCTCGTTCCCGCTCACCACGGCCACACCCGTGTCGGACGTGCTCGGCACCCGTGCCCCCCTGTTCATCTCCTCCCTGGCGGAGATGAAGATGCGCTATCCCGCTCTGGCCGACGTCCCCGCCAACGGACGTCAGGCATGGGCCTTCCTGCCGCTGATCGCCTCGGGGCGGTCCACGGGCTGCTGCGTCATCTCCTTCGACATCGCCCGGCTGCTCGGCGACGAGGAGCGCACCCTGCTCGTCGCGCTCAGCGGGCTCCTCGCGCAGGCCCTGGAGCGGGCCCGGCTGTACGACTCCGAGCACCTGCGGGCCAAGGAACTCCAGCGCGGTCTGCTCCCCCGGCACCTGCCCTCGCCGCCCGCGGCCACCGCCGCCGCCCGCTATCTGCCCTCCGACCGGCGCCTGGACGTCGGGGGTGACTGGTACGACCTGATACCGCTGTCGGCCGAGCGGGTCGCCCTCGTCATCGGTGACGTGATGGGGCACGGTCTGTCCGAGGCGGCGACGATGGGACGGCTGCGGACGGCCGTACGTACGCTCGCGGACCTCGAACTGCCGCCCGACGAGATCCTCAGCCAGCTCAACGGCATCGTCAGTGACCTCGGGGACGACTTCTACGCGACCTGCCTCTACGCCGTGTACGACCCCACCACCCACACCTGCGTGTTCGCGAGCGCCGGCCATCTCCCGCCGGTCGTCGTCCACCCCGACCACACGGCGCGCGTTCCGGAGATCTCCGCCAACCCGCCTCTCGGCGCCGCGGTTCCGCCCTTCGACACCGTCGAGCTGGCGGTGCCCGACGGCGGCCTGCTGGCCCTGTTCACCGACGGACTGGTGGAAGCCGCCGGCCGGGACATCGAGGCCGGTACGCGGGAGCTGACCCGGGTGCTCACCGCCGCCCTGCGCGCCGACGGGGACCTGAGCCTGGACCAGCTGTGCGACACCGTCGTCTCCGCGCTGCTGCCCGCCGGGGAGCAGACCGCGGACGACGCCGTGCTGTTCATCGCCAGGCTGCGCAGGCTGGCCGCCGAGGACATCGCCTCCTGGCCGCTGCCGCAGGATCCGGTCGCCGCTGGCCAGGCGCGGGAGCACATCCGTACCCAGCTCGACGCCTGGGACCTCGACGACCTCGCCATGACCACGGAGCTGCTCGCCAGTGAGCTGGTCAGCAATGTCATACGGCACGCGCGGGGCCCGGTGCGGCTGCGGCTGCTGCGTGGCCGGACCCTGGTGTGCGAGGTCTCGGACGGCAGTCTGACCACACCGCACGTCCGACGGGCCTCCGCCACCGACGAGAGCGGACGGGGACTGCAACTGGTGTCCGCCCTCGCGCAGCGCTGGGGCGCCCGCTACACCGCGTCGGGCAAGTCCATCTGGACCGAGCAGCCGCTGCCCGTTCCCCCGGCGACGGCGCCGACTCCATGA
- a CDS encoding PH domain-containing protein, which translates to MTSPDQSPEPAYAERVFRSPAGIAGGVLLLALGAWVGIDALVRGHGRTPWLALAALLLAVPLVVAFTMRPAVFANDDRLRIRNPFRTILLPWASVADVRASYSSEVFTKDGAKYQLWAVPVSLRRRKRAARRQSQRAHDDPHGRTSVNVDVTDSLARAADADHTVAGLREQAERCASRDTARGEPQVRWAYEVIAPALAGLVVMLVLLATG; encoded by the coding sequence ATGACGAGTCCCGATCAGTCCCCCGAGCCGGCCTACGCAGAGCGCGTCTTCCGGTCGCCCGCCGGTATCGCGGGCGGTGTGCTGCTGCTCGCGCTCGGCGCCTGGGTCGGGATCGACGCGCTGGTCCGGGGCCACGGCAGGACGCCGTGGCTCGCGCTCGCGGCCCTGCTGCTCGCCGTGCCGCTCGTGGTGGCCTTCACCATGCGGCCCGCGGTGTTCGCCAATGACGACCGGCTGCGGATCCGGAACCCGTTCCGCACGATCCTCCTGCCGTGGGCGTCCGTGGCCGATGTACGGGCCAGCTATTCGAGCGAGGTGTTCACCAAGGACGGCGCGAAGTACCAGCTGTGGGCGGTGCCCGTCTCGCTCCGCAGGCGCAAGCGCGCCGCGCGCCGGCAGTCGCAGCGCGCGCACGACGACCCGCACGGCAGGACGTCGGTGAACGTCGACGTGACCGACTCGCTCGCGCGGGCGGCGGACGCGGATCACACGGTCGCGGGGCTGCGAGAGCAGGCGGAGCGCTGCGCGTCGCGGGACACCGCGCGGGGGGAGCCGCAGGTGCGGTGGGCGTACGAGGTGATCGCACCGGCGCTGGCGGGGCTGGTGGTAATGCTGGTGCTGCTCGCGACGGGGTGA
- a CDS encoding gamma-glutamylcyclotransferase: MSLYAAYAGNLDARLMSRRAPHSPLRGTGWLNGWRLTFGGEQMGWEGALVTLVEAPRSQVFVALYDIAPMDEDSMDRWEGVGLDIYRRMRVRVDTLDGKEPAWLYVLNGYEGGLPSARYLGELAEAAESAGAPHDYVMELRKRAC, encoded by the coding sequence ATGTCGCTCTACGCCGCGTACGCCGGCAACCTCGACGCGCGGCTGATGTCCCGCCGCGCCCCGCACTCCCCGCTGCGCGGCACCGGCTGGCTCAACGGCTGGCGGCTCACCTTCGGCGGGGAGCAGATGGGCTGGGAGGGTGCGCTGGTCACCCTTGTGGAGGCGCCCCGTTCCCAGGTCTTCGTGGCGCTGTACGACATCGCCCCGATGGACGAGGACTCGATGGACCGCTGGGAGGGTGTCGGCCTCGACATATACCGGCGGATGCGGGTGCGCGTGGACACGCTGGACGGCAAGGAGCCGGCCTGGCTGTACGTCCTGAACGGGTACGAGGGCGGGCTGCCCTCCGCGCGCTATCTCGGCGAGCTGGCGGAGGCGGCGGAATCGGCCGGGGCGCCGCACGACTATGTGATGGAACTGCGAAAGCGCGCGTGCTGA